The genomic segment TCAACAAAGCAGCTGTGTTCTCGTTTTCTTTAGCTAATTCAGCATTTGCAGTGTCCAACGCATCATAAACTTCTCGTAGTTTCTTCTTTAAGTCGGTTTCCACATCCAAAGCTTTCTTTTCTATGAGAAGCTGCTTACTCGATGATTGCTTAACCATTTCCTTATACCTCTCAAGCTCTTTCTTCATCAGGAGCCGTTGCTCTTCAACCAGTTCTAAGTGATCAACCCTCCTAGAAAAACATTCCACCTTCTCATGATGTTCCGCCAATTCAGAACTGGCCATGTCGAATGCATCACAAACTTCTCTGAATTTCTCTTTCGAATCGTTTTCAATCTGCAAAGCTTGCTTTTCTAGGCAACGTTGATGCCTAGATGACTGCTCAAGCGCTTCCTTGTACTTCTCCAACTCTTTCTGCATCAAGAGACACTTCTCTTCTATAAGATCCAAGGCCTTGGCTTTCCTTGACAAAGATACTAACTTCTGATGTTCTTTGGCTAATTCTGAGTTTGCCACGTCCAAGTCATCACAAACTGCCTTAAGTTTATCTTTCAAGTCAGTTTCTGTCTGCAAAGCTTGCTTCTTGAAGCAAAGTTGACTTCTGGACGATTCCTCAAGCAATTCTTTGTATCTTTCAAGCTCTTTCTGCAACAGTAGTCGTTGGTCTTCAACAAGATCCAGGTCCTCAATTCTCTTCAATAAAGATGCAACCTTTTGACGTTCATCCTCGAAATCTGTCATCACTTTAGCCAGAGCAGTGTTCTTTGTCTCCAGCTGCCTCATCAAGAGAGAGACATTTTCTCCCCTTTCTTTGTCACGAAGTCTTGCCTCAGTATCAGCATTCTCAATGTTCATCTGAGCCTCAGTTATACCTGATTTCAACACCAGTAGCATTGTCGAAGCCTCCTCATTCTGCATCTTCAACTGCAATATCAGAGAGTGACAAATTTCCAATTCTATCCCAAGTTCTTCTACTGTTGTTTCTTTGCTCTCTAGTGCAGTCCTGTAATTATCCAGCTCTTCAGTCAATTTCTCCAGTTGAAAGCTCCATTCAGCTTCTTTAGCTCTAAGATTTGAAGAACAATTTTTGTGCATCTGCTCCAAACTCTTGAGTTTGTTTCGCATTTTtgccaaagaagaagaatttcCCGTTTCCCGAATCCCAGCCTCCTGAAGTTCTTTAAGGTACACCAGCAACTCCTGATTTTCTTTCTCTAGCCTCCCTGCTTTGTACTCGATTTCTTTGTAAAATGTCTCCTTTGTAGCCAAAGAATGTCTCAGAGCTGCAATTTCTCTGTCCCTCTGAGTGGCCAAGCATTCTAGTTGTGACTTTGCATCCTGACACTCAGTGAAAACATTCTCAAAGCGTGCTTTAAATTCAGAAACCTCAACTTCCAGATGATTTCTCCTGCTTTCTTCACGAGCTAAGGCTTCATTGCACATCTTGAACCGTCTTTCAAGATCTTCTAAGATTCTGGTCTGAGAATCTAAGCGTGACTGCAGTGAGCAAATTTCGTCAATCAATGTGGACTTCTCCATCTCCCACTCTTTCTTGCTTTCCCTGAACTGATCTCGGAGCTTTTCATGTGCTTCTTCTAGATGGCTGAACTGTTCTTTCTTCCATTTTAGCTGATTTTCTACTTTCATGCTCTCCTCCTCTAACTTGAGTAGCATAGCATCCCTTTTCCTCATCTCTTTGGATGCTTTGGCATTTTTCTCTGCTTCCAAGCATTTCTTCTGAGAAGCCGATAGAAGCCCCTTGAGACCTTCAATTTCTGCCATAAACACGTTAATCTTTTGCTCTTGATCTATGTTCTTCTCATTTGCCTCATCTAGTGCCAACACTATCGCCCTTTTCTCCTCCTCCCATTTTTTATACTTCTCACCGCAATCAACTCTAAGCTTATCATTTGCAGTGCTTAGACGTCTGATAACGGACTCTTTTTCATTCAAACTGCATTGCAAATCTTCACACATCCGCTTCACCTTGGAGATCTCCTCTTCCTTTCCATTTGATTCTCGTGCCAGTTTCTCAATCTTAGAACATGCTTCTTGAGTTCGGATAAGCTGTTCACCATGAGCTTTCCTCAGGTTGTCAGCCAATTCTGCTTTGAGTTTCAAATCTGCTTTGAGCTTCTCAATCTCAACTTTCGCTTCATCAAACTCTTCACCCATTTCCTCTCaagtttaaaagaaacaaatctcACCTGTTCACAAGCAAAAATCTTTCAGATGACAAATTGAAGTTGATTTAAGAGCAATTATGTCAATGGAGAACACAGTACCACAAATAGATATATATTGAAGATCACATTGTGGATATGTCAAGAGGTTCAAATCCAACTAACCAAATCAAATACTGGGCAACAGCATAATAATTCCTATGgtgctatttttttcttcccaaAAGAGCATTGCATCCCTTTTCCAGGTCTAATTAAGAACAGATGGACAGCATAAACCACCACcattaaaaaagtgattaaaaTCCTTAAGACCACAAACCCTTTTTACTGTCCCTCTTGTATTATGAAGAACCTACATGTCAACGAGCAAGGCCAATCTTCAGTTTCCAGATcataagaaatcaaataaaacccaAAATAACCAAAGATTTGGATACCAATTTTAATAAGATTTCCCATGTTTTTTCTCCCAAGATTAAACAAagactaaaaattattattatcattaaaatctaaaaagtctATTTCTTTTCCGTTTTTGCATCCAATAAAAGACCATAATATGTATCTTATTGTCAAAAACATGGAAATCCAAAAGAAAAGGCCTTTAGATCTCATTTTCTGTCAGGATTTCACAATGGCTAACTTAAGTCACTGTGTAGTCTTGTTAAGAACCCCgcattcaaataaataaatcattaaagtCCCGGCAAAATGCAGAGAGGCCCAGaaagaaggaaacaaaacaaagggCTAACTTAAAATGACTTGTAACGAAAAAAGACGTGTGAAAGCTAAAGATTCGAGAGATTAAGAAACCTCACTGCTTGGTGATTCTTTTGACACTTGAACAAGCAATAATAAGAGAGACGACCCAGCAAAAAAAACATACCTGGTTGTCGTCGTCGTTATGGGTTTGGGTTTATTGTTGTTAGAGATTTATCCATGTAAGAAAGAGAGTTTGTTGCGATTTTGTTGGGTTGTAGAGAGAAAGATTGAGATTAGAAGATGAAAGCAAATAGAGAAAGTGTGCAAGAGATAGCCGTTGAGAGGGAGGGGTATTTGATTTGAAATCGAAATCGACTCACACGGCGTCAGGGTTTCGATTTTAACGGTGTGGGAGGTTCGTTGGGCTTGTAACGTGGGCCTACTATATTGAGTTGGGCTTGGCTTCAGAGGTTTTATTTGCTGGGAAtttctttcataatttttatagcGGGACACAGTggtaaatcaataaattattttcagagatattaaaattatttataaaataaaataaaattttaaaatagtaaaaaaattacttatatttatttatattatttaaaatgaattaaaaattatttttagttttccagaaataaaatacaaaacaataaattatttgaattattattaattagattaacaaaacaaattagtCACTAAGTTGCGCAAccctcttctcttcctctcttaaATCAAAGAAGTCTGGATTGATATTTTAAAGCAATGATTTTTTCCAGTTCAAATGCAAAACAATGAAGCAATTATCttcatttgaaaatacaaaagaatatAGTTAGAACTGATACGATCGAATTAATAACCAAAAGATACAGTAATATGAGCTAATGAAACAGAATTTTTATTGTCATCTGTAACTTCTTGGTGAATCATAAATTTATATCTATGTTGATGAACACGGCATCTCACATACTATTACCAGTCGAAGTTGATTTTGCAGCTACAAAAACTTCCAGATTTACAAATAAGGCTATCTACAGCACGACCATCCACAGCAAAATGGGAAGAAAGCATTGTGTGAATACAAGGACCTTGCCACGGCATTTTCAAAGCCAGCCCAATCAGAAGTTCAGAGATGTTGAAAATTAGCAGAAGTGTTGCCATCTTCTAGCtatttttccaacaaaaaaatcaactgCTGGTGGGAAACCCTTCTTGTCCTGAATTTTAGCTTCAAGATTGGCTATCTAAGCTGTTGGACTATCAAATGCTTGTTTCTATAGAGTTGTCTTCGCAAATTTTTTGCATCCCAGTTTAGAAGCAGGGCCCCATCCAAAGAGCTCTTGAATACAGAAGTTCAAAAAGAGTGAGGCTATCTAAAAGCTATTTGccagaaaaatagtttttgtgcAACTGCCAGTTTTTGTGCCTCCATCGGTCCATGCCTCTGGCGTCGGTACATGTCTTCCTCAGGTAGATGCAACATTCCTCTCATAACATTACCAAGGCTGCTTTTAAAGTTTTTCTTGTCATCGATATCATGGACAAACCCCCTATGTAGACCAAATTCAACATGGAAGTAAGGGAAGTCTTTGGGGATTGAACCACGAAGTCCTTTCTCACTTGTATCAGTGAGCTTCTTTGTGTTGTGTTGACTCCACTCATCTTCAGCTTCATGAATTGCCTGAAATGAACTTCAGTAATGTCACGACCCGagtcccggatccatgaccggcacataggcaaggttcccctccaaggttccatacctatgcgaacccaaacttacacacaacttatcctaactcaatcagagttcaacgcagcattaataacaaaatcaacttcataatataattgaattgtcttaatacaaaagtttataaaagttcagagttttggagcactaactagacataaaggaaatgtacaaattactaccaaaagagcaggttctgaaggtccaacaaaatgacctgctatcaagctataagcctgaaaaggataaataatgagatggtgagttcaacaactcagtgagtagataacgtccaatatacacacacgaggtaatacagcaatgagaaatatatatacaagtatggatttaggttcttatggaagtgttctcaaattggccataacaagaagatcatatggtaaaactcgtcagaaaatcaaaatgcaatgagcatgaggctccgtactgtgggatgatcagtccacacaggttggtgactcccccgaccaactagggttcagatacgatgtgcacaaagactaacactaccctgttagcatgggtattctgactgacataccataggttcataatcataatctaacaaacatattcatatctcaaaactcaactcatgacatcaatcaaatgaggagctatcaattcagaagtcaattcaaaatatatgttggttcatatcaagaattcagattcaataattgatcatgctttatcaaaacaaggataataattaacatatatattatcaagaagcatgatccaattcatattagcaaatcaaatatttataatatttctcatgcatatggaaaattatccactcacctgactcaaaagcaacaaaactcaaagctgatatcgaagaaaatcctattgacgtcccgccggtagaatatcaggattatctgaatataaaggagacatatttaagaatgactcaaaagaatatatataacctatttaatacacttatctaagggtgtattccataaccctatatatttttgaactaactagttatctttcctaaaaacccaacatttaacggttttcccgaaatctaatccataataaaacaattaataaaattggtaataattcactaaataaccctcaattattcatcaaaataatctgaaaaaaaagtaatattacagctagggactaatctgtaatttatcatattcttaagggttaaattgcaacttttgtcaaattggaggaccaaactaaaatttatcataaatccatgaatatactgaaattatgtccataattcatcctcatttctgtccagatcatctcattatactccagggaccattctggaattttaccaaatttttaggatcaaattgtaatttttgtcaaattggaggaccaaattgaaagtgttaaattctcttatctatacagtaattctgtccataattcatatgttattctgttcagaatctcggaataggctccagggaccattctgcaaattttccaaagtttggggactaaactgtaattttccaaaattgagggaccaaattgaattttcatcatcttcaacctccaactcagaattctcacaggttacctactgttcttgccaaatttctaactcaacattcaccatttacacaattcataactcaaaatcatcacaatcttccataatcaactcattaatcaattaCCCATAACAATTAACTCTATAACATTCaacttaattcatcaattaacccaaaacacaaattttcaaaaccctaacatttatcaaaaccaaaattaaaagctcaataatacaaatttatacatttaacaacttaaaccttacctttaaacttatttcctccaactccttttctttttcccttattttcccctcttttctcttcttcttcttcttcctctttctcccttctctctcccgtcagtttttactctaaattttctgatctcttgtttttttttttttttctatttatatatattatgtatttatacaattactacaatacccttcatttaattatacccACTTCTAAACCACCAAGGGCTCTATAGCCTTTTCCTAtctatttatattcaaaacattacaatCTCCCCACCTTATAAAAGTTTCGTCCTcgaaacttaataaaaaaaaattgaatacttACCGAGATTATCGAAAAGATGAGGATACTCCTCACGCATCTTATCCTCGAGCTCCCAGGTCGCTTCCTCACGTGAATGACCTTTCCATTTCACTTTCACTGAAGCTATATCCTTCGACCTAAGCTTCCTCACTTGTCGGTCGACTATAGCTTCTGGTTGCACCTCATAAACCATATCATCCCTCAATTCAATGGGATAAACCTCTAATACATGCGATGGATCTGACATATACTTCCTTAGCATGGAAACATGAAATACCGGATGAATAGCAGACAAGTTTGGTGGTAATGCTAACCTATAAGCAACCACCCCAACTCTCTCCAGAATCTCATACGGTCCAATGAATCGAGGACTCAACTTGCCTTTCTTCCCAAACCTGAATACTCCTTTTGTCGGTGATACTTTTAAGAACACACAATCACCCACTGAAAACTCTAAGTCACGCCTTCTTCTATCCGCGTAACTTTTCTGTCTACTCTGAGCTGTTTGAAGCTTCTTTCTAATTACCTCTATCTTCTCTGAGGTAATCTGAATCAACTCCGGTCCCATTAGCCTCTTctcaccaacctcaaaccaacAAACCGGTGATCTACACTTCCGACCATACAAAGCCTCATAAGGTGCCATCTCTATGCTAGCCTGATAACTGTTGTTGTAAGCAAATTCCACTAATGGTAGGAACTTACTCCAACCAACTCCAAAATCCATGACACAAGCCCTCAACATATCCTCCAAGATCTGAATAGTCCTCTCAGATTGACCATCTGTCTGAGGGTGAAAAGCTGTACTCAACTGCACTTTAGTACCCATAGCTTCTTGGAATTTCACCCAAAACCGCGATGTAAACTGTGGACCTCTATCAGACACTATTGAGATTGGCACTCCATGCAACCGTACAATCTCACTAATAAACAATTCCGCCAACTTTGCATATCCATACGTAATCTTAACTGGCAGAAAATGGGCTGATTTTGTCAACCTGTCAACAATCACCCATATTGAATCATAACCCTCCTGACTCCTAGGCAATCCTGTCACAAAGTCCATTGTGATCCTTTCccacttccattctggaatCAACAATGGTTGCAACAATCCAGGAGGTTTTTGGTGTTCACCCTTTACCCTCTGACAGGTCAAACACCTAGAAATAAAATCTGCTACATCAGCTTTCATCCTATTCCACCAATAACACACCTTAAGGTCTTTATACATCTTGGTGGAACCTGGATGCATTGTGTAAACTGTCTGATGTGCCTCTACCATCAATTCTCTCCTCAGATCATCTACATCAGGTACACAAAGTCTATCCCTATATCTCAGCACATCATCATCACCTATCACAAAACCTGCAGCTTTACCCTGCTCAACCTCATTTCTAATCCTGAGTAGTGAATCATCTTTCTTCTGAGCTGCTTTTATCTTATCAAACAAATCTGACTTAACCTGAAAATGAGCAACCATTGCTCCAGCTTCACTAAGATCAAATCTGACTCCTTCATCCACCAACTCATGCAGCTCCCTAATCAGAGGTCTTCGTACCTCCTGAATATGAGCTAAGCTCCCTGATGATTTTCTAATCAAAGCATCGGCAACTACATTTGCCTTACCTGGGTGGTAATGTATGGTACAATCATAATCCTTCAGCAGTTCCATCCATCTCCTCTGCCTCAGGTTTAGATCTCTCTGCTGAAAGATATATTTCAAACTCTTGTGATCTGTGAAGATCTCACAAGTTTCACCATACAAGTAGTATCTCCAAATCTTCAAGGCAAAAATTACAGCCGCCATCTCTAAATCATGTGTAGGATAGTTCTGTTCATGTTTCTTCAGCTGCCGTGAAGCATAGGCAATAACCTTGCCATGCTGCATTAGAACACATCCTAACCCCACTCTCGAAGCATCACAATACACTGTGTAACCACCAGAACCAGATGGTACTGCCAGAATAGGCGATGTAGTCAATCTCTCTTTCAACTCTAAGAAACTTTTCTCACAAGCTTCAGACCACTGAAACTTAACATTTTTCTGCGTTAACTTAGTCAATGGTGCAGAAATCCGAGAAAAGTTCTCCACAAACCTCCGATAATAGCCGGCCAACCCTAAGAAACTTCTTATCTCTGTCGCCGAAGTAGGCCTAAGCCACTGCTTAACTGCCTCAATCTTTTGAGGATCAACCTCAATCCCATTCCTTGACACTACATGCCCAAGAAATGCTACACTCTCCAACCAAAACTCACTCTTTGAGAACTTGCCATACAACTGATGATCTCGCAAAGTTTGAAGCACCATTCTCAAGTGCTGCTCATGCTCCTCCCTAGACCTTGAATAcaccaaaatatcatcaataaaaactatcacaaaTCGATCAATAAACTGGCCAAACACTCtattcatcaaatccataaaaGCTGCTGGTGCATTCGTCAACCCAAAAGACATCACTAAGAACTCATAATGACCATACCGAGTTCTGAAAGCTGTTTTTGAAATGTCCTCATCTCTTATCCTCAACTGATGATACCCAGATCGAAGATCGATCTTAGAAAAGAATTGAGCTCCCTGCAATTGgtcaaacaaatcatctatgCGAGGGAGTGGGTATCTATTTCGAACTGTCACCCGATTCAGTTGCCTATAATCTATACACAACCTCAATGACCCATCCTTCTTCTTCACAAACAACACTGGGGCTCCCCAAGGGGACACACTTGGTCGAATAAACTTTTTATCCAACAAATCCTGCAGTTGCTCCTTTAGCTCCCTCAATTCTGCTAGTGCCATTCTATATGGTGCCATTGATATCGGTTCAGTATCCGGAACCAAATcaatacaaaactcaatttcccTATACGGAGGCAATCCAGGTAAGTCATCGGGAAAGACATCAATAAACTCCCTAACTATAGGGACTTGGTCTAATTGGGGAACTTCTTTCTCTACATCCACTATATATGCTAGGTAGCACTGTATCCCTTTTCTAGCCATTTTCCTCGAGATAGCTGACAACATAATTGATGGAGACCCAATCTTATCTCCTTGAAATACCAACCCAACTTCTTTATCTAGATCAAACATTATTTTCTTACCCCAATAATTTACCGAAGCCCTATGCTTTGCCAACCAATCCATTCccaaaatcacatcaaaatcaaccaTATCTAAGAAATTTAAGTCTCTCATAAAGATCTTATCTCCAATCTCTATTTCACAATCCAGATACACATACTTCACtaatattaattcatataaGGGAGTAGCAATTGAAATTGAGGATCTTAATAAAGCTGGTTGCTTATCTAAGCTCATGACAAAAATATAGGGACACAAACAAATGAGTTGTAcccatattaaataatattttttttttttgcttcaaaaaaaggcaaacaacAAGAATATATTGAGGTGCGGATGTACTACCCCGCCTCCTATACCTTACATTTCTAAACTGTACAATAGGGACATCATCTTTATTGTCATCTACTCTAATAGTATCAGTTATTCATCTATTCCTCGGCATATCTTCTAATAAATGAGAGCATTTAAGTCATGCTAGAACAAATAGCATGATAATTAtcacaaaattataagaaagcaTATCTATCACAAGAAAGAAGACATGCTTGACGAGAATACAAAATTTCAAAGACAACAAACAAGACGATACGGATCCTAATGCTCCActtattatgaaatttaattatattattgtttctttaacctaaagctctgataccacgtttgtcacgacccgagtcccggatccatgaccggcacataggcaaggttcccctccaaggttccatacctatgcgaacccaaacttacacacaacttatcctaactcaatcagagttcaacgcagcattaataacaaaatcaacttcataatataattgaattgtcttaatacaaaagtttataaaagttcagagttttggagcactaactagacataaaggaaaggtacaaattactaccaaaagagcaggttctgaaggtccaacaaaatgacctgctatcaagctataagcctgaaaaggataaataatgagatggtgagttcaacaactcagtgagtagataacgtccaatatacacacacgaggtaatacagcaatgagaaatatatatacaagtatggatttaggttcttatggaagtgttctcaaattggccataacaagaagatcatatggtaaaactcgtcagaaaatcaaaatgcaatgagcatgaggctccgtactgtgggatgatcagtccacacaggttggtgactcccccgaccaactagggttcagatacgatgtgcacaaagactaacactaccctgttagcatgggtattctgactgacataccataggttcataatcataatctaac from the Populus nigra chromosome 9, ddPopNigr1.1, whole genome shotgun sequence genome contains:
- the LOC133703508 gene encoding uncharacterized protein At4g38062-like, translated to MGEEFDEAKVEIEKLKADLKLKAELADNLRKAHGEQLIRTQEACSKIEKLARESNGKEEEISKVKRMCEDLQCSLNEKESVIRRLSTANDKLRVDCGEKYKKWEEEKRAIVLALDEANEKNIDQEQKINVFMAEIEGLKGLLSASQKKCLEAEKNAKASKEMRKRDAMLLKLEEESMKVENQLKWKKEQFSHLEEAHEKLRDQFRESKKEWEMEKSTLIDEICSLQSRLDSQTRILEDLERRFKMCNEALAREESRRNHLEVEVSEFKARFENVFTECQDAKSQLECLATQRDREIAALRHSLATKETFYKEIEYKAGRLEKENQELLVYLKELQEAGIRETGNSSSLAKMRNKLKSLEQMHKNCSSNLRAKEAEWSFQLEKLTEELDNYRTALESKETTVEELGIELEICHSLILQLKMQNEEASTMLLVLKSGITEAQMNIENADTEARLRDKERGENVSLLMRQLETKNTALAKVMTDFEDERQKVASLLKRIEDLDLVEDQRLLLQKELERYKELLEESSRSQLCFKKQALQTETDLKDKLKAVCDDLDVANSELAKEHQKLVSLSRKAKALDLIEEKCLLMQKELEKYKEALEQSSRHQRCLEKQALQIENDSKEKFREVCDAFDMASSELAEHHEKVECFSRRVDHLELVEEQRLLMKKELERYKEMVKQSSSKQLLIEKKALDVETDLKKKLREVYDALDTANAELAKENENTAALLRRVQSLDHIEEQNLQMQKELKKYKEMLEESSRCQHRLEKQALQKEKVLKEKLQEVCDALDRLKSDFAAKIYEGHALEFELWMWKTIAHRLKDDLEESQLLRKDIEASLLSQVEVEETIKQEKDDLARLLKARDSRIDSMQHQIDFFEKELKTRESAAATSAKETVMSFESEKEGFLRTMREKDKILDDLQKEVGWLEQESLKRELEVSVVTLVEAERKFDLEKEHFIQLMEEKDQRIDDLLQCVRSREQKFNGSLISFSLELAEKQAEIGLVHEAWEKIASAEILAQLEIEEKKMMLMELEDDIFSVQKKLELQEKSLSESKHKAIEIEAELEEKLLEMKKLENLMETKLRMSEASVDELKKGNKSLAENVMKLSSERDNLFGFFTGLGERISQFSNEDMQLMGTLACMVQSFDNSGSSSPMLKCDTELFNAVKENVNTCPSPTIKRLQSVLEERAPFRELN